The Streptomyces sp. NBC_01268 genome window below encodes:
- a CDS encoding Lrp/AsnC family transcriptional regulator — translation MAVDELDTRVLRLLIEQPRTSVREYARILGVARGTVQARIDRLERDGVITATGPVLSPAALGHPVLAFVHIEVTQGHLDEVGDALATVPEIVEAFSITGGGDLLTRVVARDAGHLEDVIQRLIQLPGVVRTRTEIALRERVPHRLLPLVESVGRRAT, via the coding sequence ATGGCGGTGGACGAGCTCGACACCCGCGTCCTGCGGCTGCTCATCGAGCAGCCGCGCACCAGCGTGCGCGAATACGCCCGGATCCTCGGGGTGGCGCGGGGCACGGTCCAGGCCCGGATCGACCGGCTGGAACGGGACGGGGTGATCACCGCGACGGGTCCGGTGCTCTCCCCCGCGGCGCTGGGGCATCCGGTGCTCGCCTTCGTGCACATCGAGGTGACGCAGGGACATCTCGACGAGGTCGGGGACGCCCTGGCGACGGTCCCGGAGATCGTGGAGGCCTTCTCGATCACGGGCGGCGGCGACCTCCTGACCCGGGTGGTCGCCCGGGACGCCGGCCACCTGGAGGACGTGATCCAGCGGCTGATCCAGCTGCCGGGGGTGGTCCGCACGCGGACCGAGATCGCGCTGCGCGAACGGGTGCCGCACCGGCTGCTGCCGCTGGTCGAGTCGGTGGGGCGACGGGCCACGTGA
- a CDS encoding HAD family hydrolase, translating to MSTPRVSVVFDLDGTLVDSEPNYFEATRRTLAAHGVTGFDWARHTEFIGIGTLESLRTLAADYGVAAPVETLLDATNRHYLELARKGTPVFPEMRAFVERLYAAGVPMAVASGSSPAAIEAVLAGTGLDAFLTTTVSAEEVAHGKPAPDVFLEAARRLGAAPEECVVLEDAAPGAAAAHAAGMRCLALPYVPGTADDPAFATADLLFRDGQREFTAGAALEWLTVKASHMR from the coding sequence ATGAGCACCCCGCGCGTTTCGGTCGTCTTCGATCTCGACGGCACGCTGGTGGACAGCGAGCCGAACTACTTCGAGGCGACCCGCCGGACCCTGGCCGCGCACGGCGTGACGGGCTTCGACTGGGCGCGCCACACGGAGTTCATCGGGATCGGCACCCTGGAGTCGCTGCGGACGCTGGCGGCCGACTACGGGGTCGCCGCTCCGGTGGAGACGCTCCTCGACGCGACCAACCGGCACTACCTGGAGCTCGCCCGGAAGGGGACGCCCGTCTTCCCGGAGATGCGCGCGTTCGTGGAGCGGCTGTACGCGGCGGGGGTGCCCATGGCGGTGGCCTCGGGCTCCTCGCCCGCGGCGATCGAGGCCGTCCTCGCGGGAACCGGGCTCGACGCGTTCCTGACGACCACGGTCTCGGCCGAGGAGGTCGCGCACGGCAAGCCCGCGCCGGACGTCTTCCTGGAGGCGGCCCGCCGCCTCGGCGCCGCGCCGGAGGAGTGCGTGGTGCTGGAGGACGCGGCACCGGGCGCCGCCGCCGCGCACGCGGCGGGGATGCGCTGCCTCGCGCTCCCCTACGTACCGGGGACGGCGGACGATCCCGCCTTCGCCACGGCCGACCTGCTCTTCCGCGACGGCCAACGGGAGTTCACGGCAGGGGCGGCGCTGGAGTGGCTGACCGTAAAGGCATCGCACATGCGATGA
- a CDS encoding TOBE domain-containing protein, giving the protein MQTYTIGQAARLLGVSPDTARRWADAGRVATHRDEGGRRLIEGPDLAAFSIEIAQSGQGDEEETYTSVRNAFPGIVTAVKLGDVAAQVEIQAGPHRLVSLLTREAVEELGLEVGMQATARVKSTSVHIDRA; this is encoded by the coding sequence ATGCAGACCTACACCATCGGCCAGGCGGCGCGCCTCCTCGGCGTCAGTCCGGACACCGCGCGGCGCTGGGCCGATGCCGGCCGGGTCGCCACCCACCGCGACGAGGGCGGCCGGCGTCTCATCGAAGGGCCCGACCTCGCCGCGTTCTCCATCGAGATCGCCCAGAGCGGGCAGGGCGACGAGGAGGAGACCTACACCTCCGTCCGCAACGCGTTCCCCGGGATCGTCACCGCGGTCAAGCTCGGTGACGTCGCCGCCCAGGTCGAGATCCAGGCGGGCCCGCACCGGCTGGTCTCCCTCCTCACCCGGGAAGCGGTCGAGGAGCTCGGCCTGGAGGTCGGCATGCAGGCCACGGCCCGCGTGAAGTCGACCAGCGTGCACATCGACCGCGCCTGA